The Providencia sp. PROV188 genome includes a region encoding these proteins:
- a CDS encoding Tm-1-like ATP-binding domain-containing protein, which translates to MPKHQGFIYVASTLDTKSAELFYVSDLIKNAGLAVRTVDLSTQPSLLEKNADVTAEMVASFHPQGAGAIFCGDRGKAIEAMAQAFSLYLAAQTDVAAILGLGGSGGTALITPAMQILPVGVPKLMVSTMASGDISGYIGASDISMMYSVTDVSGLNVISRKVLKNAANQIAGAVWFDNGEGDTAENKPAIALTMFGVTTPCVQQLTAKLEHDHDCLVFHATGSGGKAMEKLIDSRLLDSVLDITTTEVCDYLFGGVLACDEDRFGAIARTQTPCVLSCGALDMVNFGRPSTVPEQYKDRQFYHHNAQVTLMRTTVEENRQMGHWIAEKLNACEGEIRFIIPTAGFSALDIDGAPFWDPQADQAFIDALTQHLVTTEKRQLILSPHHINSPEFCEQVIELHQKIVNK; encoded by the coding sequence ATGCCAAAGCATCAGGGTTTTATTTATGTTGCAAGTACCCTAGACACCAAAAGCGCTGAACTTTTTTATGTCAGTGACTTAATTAAAAATGCAGGGCTTGCTGTACGTACCGTTGACTTGAGTACTCAGCCATCATTATTAGAAAAAAATGCGGATGTCACCGCCGAAATGGTTGCCAGTTTCCACCCTCAAGGCGCTGGTGCCATTTTCTGCGGGGATCGAGGAAAAGCGATAGAAGCGATGGCACAAGCCTTCAGCCTCTATCTTGCTGCACAAACTGACGTCGCCGCAATACTTGGGCTAGGCGGCTCAGGGGGGACGGCACTGATTACACCAGCAATGCAAATTTTACCTGTCGGTGTGCCAAAACTCATGGTCTCCACCATGGCCTCGGGAGATATTTCCGGGTATATCGGCGCAAGTGATATCTCCATGATGTACTCCGTCACGGATGTTTCTGGACTCAATGTTATTTCACGTAAAGTCCTGAAAAATGCGGCCAACCAAATTGCCGGCGCAGTCTGGTTTGATAACGGTGAAGGCGATACCGCTGAAAATAAACCCGCTATTGCCTTAACCATGTTTGGTGTCACCACCCCTTGCGTCCAGCAATTAACGGCAAAATTAGAACACGACCATGACTGCCTAGTATTCCATGCAACGGGAAGTGGCGGCAAAGCCATGGAAAAATTGATTGATAGCCGCTTATTAGATTCTGTTTTGGATATCACCACCACGGAAGTGTGCGACTACCTGTTTGGTGGCGTATTGGCGTGCGATGAAGACCGCTTTGGTGCCATCGCGCGAACCCAAACACCTTGCGTATTATCTTGCGGTGCGTTGGATATGGTGAACTTTGGTCGCCCTTCCACCGTGCCAGAACAGTATAAAGATAGACAGTTTTATCACCATAATGCCCAAGTCACACTGATGAGAACCACCGTAGAAGAGAACCGTCAGATGGGACATTGGATTGCAGAAAAGCTGAATGCTTGTGAAGGCGAAATTCGCTTTATTATCCCAACAGCCGGTTTTTCCGCATTAGATATCGACGGAGCGCCATTTTGGGATCCGCAGGCAGATCAAGCCTTTATCGACGCATTAACACAGCACTTAGTCACGACAGAAAAACGACAATTAATATTAAGCCCGCATCACATTAATTCACCTGAATTCTGTGAGCAGGTAATTGAATTACACCAGAAAATAGTAAACAAGTAG
- a CDS encoding YacC family pilotin-like protein has protein sequence MQKFILMSCLMMLLGLTNTAKALSTNEAEDLADLTAVFIYLKYDCGYSQIPDREIERAIVYFAKSNKWDLGNYNSDKMSKLNKESYDDLKGIPLTQEFKCQSLARDSLGLFAYVK, from the coding sequence ATGCAAAAATTTATATTGATGTCATGCTTAATGATGCTTTTGGGGCTAACCAATACCGCCAAAGCACTCTCTACCAATGAAGCTGAAGACCTCGCTGATCTGACCGCTGTATTTATTTATTTAAAATATGATTGCGGCTATTCCCAAATTCCTGACAGAGAAATTGAACGCGCCATTGTTTACTTTGCGAAAAGTAATAAATGGGATTTGGGAAATTACAACTCCGATAAAATGAGTAAACTGAATAAAGAAAGCTACGATGATTTAAAAGGTATTCCATTGACTCAAGAGTTTAAATGCCAATCTTTGGCAAGAGACTCTTTAGGGCTATTTGCTTACGTAAAATAA
- a CDS encoding MATE family efflux transporter: MHQPDVTERSLYSLSWPIFIDIFLHLATLLINTYMVSHVSTAYLAAMGVGNQVFDLFITIFNFISVGCSVVIAQYLGAGRRDKASQAIHISIAFNFILGFSSALIALFFGYKILTIMNTPSHLMDDGYAYLHILGICLIPEAISIILAACLRVYGKAQPAMWVTLIANIITVIGNMIVLYGFFGLPQYGLEGVAWSTVVGRVVAVILLFCLLFYGLRIKFTPMMLIRWSSKMLSKILHIGLPAAGENLVWILHFMTASAFIGLMGETALAAQTLYFQLSLFIMLFGISISIGNEIMVGHLVGAKRFEDAYRRAFKSLKWGFYVTIGVVFVFWLFRAPILDSLTDDQGIIQLLLPIFLLSVFLEPGRTINIVMVNALRASGDAKFPLLTAVLFMWGIAIPLGYFLGIKMEMGLIGIWIGFFVDEWVRGLTNAWRWRSRKWQSKRLDLES, translated from the coding sequence ATGCATCAGCCCGATGTCACTGAGAGGTCACTCTATTCCCTCAGTTGGCCAATCTTTATTGATATTTTCCTTCATTTGGCCACCTTATTAATTAATACCTACATGGTGAGCCATGTATCGACTGCCTACCTCGCCGCAATGGGGGTCGGGAATCAGGTCTTTGACCTATTTATTACTATCTTTAACTTTATTAGCGTAGGATGTAGCGTCGTTATCGCTCAATATTTGGGTGCAGGTCGCCGTGATAAAGCCAGCCAAGCGATTCATATTTCCATCGCCTTTAACTTTATATTAGGTTTCTCCAGCGCCTTAATTGCGCTCTTTTTTGGCTACAAAATTCTGACCATTATGAATACTCCATCCCATTTAATGGATGATGGGTACGCGTATTTGCACATTTTGGGTATCTGTTTAATTCCAGAGGCGATCTCCATCATTCTCGCGGCTTGTTTACGCGTTTATGGTAAAGCTCAGCCGGCGATGTGGGTCACGTTGATTGCCAACATCATTACCGTGATTGGTAATATGATTGTGCTGTATGGCTTCTTTGGTTTACCACAATACGGTCTGGAAGGCGTTGCATGGTCAACGGTGGTTGGGCGCGTAGTAGCGGTCATTTTACTGTTCTGCCTACTATTCTATGGTTTAAGGATCAAGTTTACCCCGATGATGCTGATCCGCTGGTCCAGCAAAATGCTCAGTAAAATCCTGCATATTGGTTTACCAGCAGCAGGCGAAAACTTGGTGTGGATCCTGCACTTTATGACCGCATCCGCCTTTATCGGCTTAATGGGTGAAACTGCCCTTGCGGCGCAAACCCTCTACTTCCAGCTTTCCCTATTTATTATGCTGTTTGGAATTTCCATCAGTATTGGTAATGAGATTATGGTTGGGCATTTGGTGGGCGCTAAGCGCTTTGAAGATGCCTATCGTCGTGCGTTTAAGAGCTTGAAATGGGGCTTTTACGTCACTATCGGCGTGGTGTTTGTGTTCTGGTTATTCCGCGCGCCAATCCTCGATAGCTTAACGGACGATCAAGGCATCATTCAGCTATTACTGCCAATTTTCTTATTATCCGTGTTCTTAGAGCCGGGGCGTACTATCAACATCGTCATGGTAAACGCCCTTCGTGCCTCTGGTGATGCGAAGTTCCCATTATTGACCGCCGTGCTCTTTATGTGGGGGATCGCCATTCCATTGGGCTACTTCCTTGGCATAAAAATGGAAATGGGGTTAATCGGTATCTGGATTGGATTCTTTGTCGATGAGTGGGTTCGCGGGCTCACCAATGCGTGGCGCTGGCGTTCACGTAAATGGCAAAGCAAACGCCTCGATTTAGAAAGCTAA
- a CDS encoding phosphoenolpyruvate hydrolase family protein gives MKHNREDLLKNFREMIARGEPIIGGGAGTGLSAKCEEAGGIDLIVIYNSGRYRMAGRGSLAGLLAYGNANEIVMDMAKEVLPVVKHTPVLAGVNGTDPFCQFDKFLDDIKATGFAGVQNFPTVGLIDGNFRANLEETGMGYGLEVDMIRMAHEKGLLTTPYVFSREDAIAMAQAGADIIVPHMGLTTGGNIGAETAVTLADCVELINDWAKAAKSVRDDVIILCHGGPIATPEDAEYILAHCPDCHGFYGASSMERLPTEVALKETTQQFKSITR, from the coding sequence ATGAAACATAACCGCGAAGACTTACTGAAAAATTTCAGAGAGATGATTGCTCGTGGAGAACCCATCATTGGCGGTGGCGCAGGTACTGGTCTGTCCGCTAAATGTGAAGAAGCCGGTGGCATCGACTTAATCGTTATTTATAATTCAGGTCGTTACCGTATGGCAGGACGCGGCTCTCTCGCCGGCCTGCTGGCTTATGGTAATGCCAACGAAATCGTGATGGATATGGCGAAAGAAGTTCTCCCAGTCGTGAAGCACACCCCTGTGCTTGCTGGAGTTAACGGTACAGACCCATTCTGTCAGTTCGATAAATTTCTTGATGATATCAAGGCGACTGGCTTTGCTGGGGTACAAAACTTCCCGACCGTCGGGCTGATTGACGGTAACTTCCGTGCCAATTTAGAAGAAACAGGCATGGGTTACGGTTTAGAAGTCGATATGATCCGCATGGCGCATGAAAAAGGGTTATTAACCACGCCATACGTCTTTAGCCGTGAAGATGCCATTGCAATGGCACAGGCAGGTGCGGATATTATTGTGCCACACATGGGTCTAACCACTGGTGGTAACATCGGTGCGGAAACCGCTGTCACACTGGCGGATTGCGTTGAACTTATCAATGATTGGGCGAAAGCCGCAAAATCTGTGCGTGATGATGTGATTATTCTGTGCCACGGTGGTCCTATCGCCACGCCGGAAGATGCAGAATATATTTTAGCGCACTGCCCTGATTGCCATGGCTTCTACGGTGCAAGTTCTATGGAACGCTTACCGACAGAAGTGGCATTGAAAGAGACCACACAGCAATTTAAATCAATAACTCGCTAA
- the cueO gene encoding multicopper oxidase CueO: MLRRDFLKLSAIAYAASALPVWSRMAVAAGNYPTLAIPPLVEPDAQGNIQIAIKQGISQFVPGKKTTTWGYNGDLLGPALSLKNGQPVNINITNQLPEETTVHWHGLEISGEQDGGPQAIIAPGASRKVNFTLNQPEATCWFHPHTHGKTGYQVAMGLAGLVLVKDEDSQKHSLPSEWGVDDIPVILQDKRLKDDGQIDYQLDVMSAAVGWFGDMMLTNGAVYPKHVAPKGWIRLRLLNGCNARSLNVSTSDGRKMYVVGSDGGLLAEPIALTELPILMGERFEVLIDASDGRSFDLVTLPVGQMGMTIAPFDQPLPVLRIETTLSAGAGKLPEQLATIAAIPSLTGLNRRKFHLMMDMRLDMQGMMMLREKYGPQAMGNMGGHGGMMGNMDHSNMNGSNMGSGNMNHGNMNNSNMGHGNMAAGTQSNGGHCGMGTGDLDIHNANTINGQVFSMTHPAFNAPLNQQEVWVISGRGDMMLHPFHVHGTRFRILKENGRPVEPHRQGWKDIVKVEGQVSEVLVEFKHTATPQHPYMAHCHLLEHEDTGMMMGFTVG, translated from the coding sequence ATGTTACGTCGTGATTTTCTGAAGCTGAGTGCTATCGCTTATGCTGCGAGCGCACTGCCAGTTTGGAGCCGCATGGCTGTTGCTGCTGGGAATTATCCCACATTGGCTATTCCACCACTTGTAGAACCGGATGCACAAGGGAATATTCAAATCGCTATCAAGCAAGGTATTTCACAGTTTGTACCGGGCAAGAAAACTACAACGTGGGGATATAACGGCGATTTATTGGGTCCAGCACTTAGCCTGAAAAATGGGCAGCCAGTAAACATTAATATCACCAACCAATTACCTGAAGAGACAACCGTACACTGGCATGGATTGGAAATTTCCGGCGAGCAAGATGGTGGACCTCAAGCGATTATCGCTCCCGGTGCTAGCCGTAAAGTCAATTTCACTCTCAACCAACCTGAAGCCACTTGCTGGTTCCATCCTCATACTCACGGAAAAACTGGTTACCAAGTGGCGATGGGACTAGCGGGATTAGTGCTTGTTAAAGATGAAGACAGCCAAAAACATAGCTTACCGAGCGAGTGGGGCGTCGATGATATTCCCGTTATTCTGCAAGATAAGCGCTTAAAAGATGACGGACAAATTGATTATCAATTAGACGTCATGAGTGCTGCCGTGGGCTGGTTTGGGGATATGATGCTAACCAACGGAGCGGTTTATCCTAAACATGTTGCGCCGAAAGGTTGGATCCGCCTGCGTTTACTCAACGGTTGTAACGCACGTAGCTTGAATGTATCGACCAGTGATGGGCGTAAAATGTATGTGGTGGGCAGTGATGGAGGATTACTGGCTGAACCTATCGCATTAACTGAATTACCGATTTTAATGGGCGAACGCTTTGAAGTATTGATTGATGCCTCTGACGGTCGTTCCTTCGACCTTGTCACTTTACCTGTTGGGCAAATGGGAATGACCATCGCGCCATTTGATCAGCCACTGCCTGTTTTACGCATTGAAACTACCTTGAGTGCGGGAGCTGGAAAATTACCTGAGCAATTAGCAACGATTGCTGCCATTCCTTCACTGACGGGGCTAAATCGCCGTAAATTCCATTTGATGATGGATATGCGCTTGGATATGCAAGGCATGATGATGCTGCGCGAAAAATATGGTCCGCAGGCGATGGGGAACATGGGGGGGCATGGCGGTATGATGGGGAATATGGATCATTCCAATATGAATGGTAGCAATATGGGAAGTGGAAACATGAACCATGGCAATATGAATAACAGCAATATGGGTCATGGCAATATGGCAGCCGGTACGCAAAGTAATGGCGGTCATTGCGGTATGGGTACAGGTGATCTGGATATTCATAATGCGAATACCATCAATGGACAAGTTTTCTCAATGACACACCCTGCGTTTAATGCGCCGCTAAATCAGCAAGAGGTTTGGGTGATTTCAGGGCGTGGCGATATGATGCTGCACCCATTCCATGTTCACGGAACGCGTTTTAGGATCCTTAAAGAAAATGGTCGCCCGGTTGAACCGCATCGCCAAGGCTGGAAAGACATTGTGAAAGTGGAAGGGCAAGTGAGCGAAGTCTTAGTGGAATTTAAACATACTGCGACGCCACAGCACCCTTATATGGCACATTGTCACTTACTGGAGCATGAAGATACTGGCATGATGATGGGCTTTACCGTAGGTTAA
- a CDS encoding L-cysteine desulfidase family protein has translation MATQTEELLWQYFINAVKQDVKPALGCTEPISLAYAAAKAASYLSSPVIRVAAFVSPNLMKNGMGVTVPGTGMVGLPIAAALGAVGGDADAGLEVLKSASPEAIARSKAMLADGSITVDIKSPCDDVVYSEATAYSENDSATVIIAGSHAHIVKIIHGDQVLFDITENKTETRDPVDCGTDVSLPKVTAKAVYEFATQAPLDDIRFILEAAHLNDALSQEGLRNSYGLHIGKTLQAQRDRGLLSKDLLSEIMIRTTAASDARMGGAVLPAMSNSGSGNQGIAATMPVVVTADYLQSTEEQLARALMLSHLMAIYIHNQLPALSALCAATTAAMGAAAGIAWLLEARYDVVAMAISSMIGDVSGMICDGASNSCAMKVSTSASAAYKAVLMALDNSCVRGSDGIVSDDVDQSIANLCSLAAGSMRHTDIQIIEIMSSKTLRS, from the coding sequence ATGGCAACGCAAACTGAAGAACTTCTCTGGCAATATTTTATCAATGCCGTCAAACAAGACGTTAAACCTGCACTGGGCTGTACTGAACCCATTTCCCTTGCTTATGCAGCGGCAAAAGCAGCGTCTTATTTGTCATCGCCAGTGATCCGCGTTGCCGCATTTGTTTCCCCAAATCTCATGAAAAATGGTATGGGTGTCACCGTTCCGGGAACAGGAATGGTGGGATTACCGATTGCTGCGGCGCTAGGTGCTGTGGGTGGTGATGCTGATGCTGGGTTAGAAGTATTAAAATCCGCGTCGCCTGAAGCGATTGCACGCAGTAAAGCGATGCTCGCGGACGGTTCCATCACCGTTGATATTAAATCCCCTTGTGATGATGTTGTTTATTCAGAAGCGACAGCCTATAGCGAAAATGATTCTGCCACGGTGATCATCGCAGGCTCTCACGCTCATATTGTCAAAATTATCCACGGTGATCAGGTTCTATTCGATATTACTGAGAATAAAACAGAAACTCGGGATCCCGTTGATTGTGGTACCGATGTCAGCTTACCGAAAGTCACCGCTAAGGCGGTTTATGAGTTCGCAACTCAAGCACCATTAGACGATATTCGTTTCATTCTTGAAGCCGCACACTTAAATGATGCGTTATCTCAAGAAGGTTTGCGTAATAGCTATGGTCTGCATATTGGTAAAACATTGCAGGCTCAACGTGACCGCGGTTTATTGTCCAAAGATTTATTATCCGAAATTATGATCCGCACAACGGCAGCCTCCGATGCACGTATGGGCGGTGCGGTATTGCCCGCCATGAGTAATTCCGGTTCCGGTAACCAAGGTATTGCAGCCACCATGCCAGTTGTTGTCACCGCAGATTACCTGCAATCTACCGAAGAACAGTTAGCTCGCGCGCTAATGCTCTCCCATTTAATGGCCATTTATATTCATAACCAACTGCCTGCACTTTCTGCATTATGTGCGGCAACCACCGCAGCAATGGGTGCTGCCGCTGGGATTGCATGGTTATTAGAAGCTCGCTATGACGTGGTCGCAATGGCAATCTCAAGCATGATCGGCGACGTCAGTGGCATGATCTGTGATGGCGCATCAAACAGCTGTGCAATGAAAGTCTCCACCAGCGCAAGTGCGGCATACAAAGCCGTATTGATGGCGTTAGATAATAGCTGTGTAAGAGGCTCGGACGGAATTGTGTCGGATGATGTGGATCAGTCGATTGCGAACTTGTGTTCGTTGGCGGCGGGTTCTATGCGGCATACAGACATTCAAATAATCGAAATAATGTCCTCCAAAACTCTTCGTTCTTAA
- a CDS encoding AbrB family transcriptional regulator: MIKLIKMSVGIILCAIVGGSLTYIGIPLALMFGPIIAIIIFHRFGFSFPTPKHTITFVQVTLGTSVGLMFNQVSLKDADNLLLLLLMLVVCLAVQFSFSFFWFHRKVGWTKQEAMLGSVPGAMAAILALTDHTHTPPQKIVISHTIRLIILILLAGLVVGSEGDPQPLIEWPTLTLESTFWLLVIVTVGVVVGMFLQRLRVPAPFMLTSLGAATLIQGWIDVQLHFPLMLTELSMVLIGMNIGNHFIVFPLSALIKNIYSSAQVVIINIILTFLITVFAAWITGYDIAVLLLAWAPGSMEAMTFAAITMNLDAGFVMSNHIIRMVIIQTIPSVVLFWQERKGKKEG, translated from the coding sequence ATGATAAAGCTGATAAAAATGAGTGTTGGGATCATTCTTTGTGCCATTGTTGGCGGCTCACTCACTTATATCGGCATTCCCTTAGCGTTGATGTTCGGTCCGATTATCGCCATTATTATTTTCCATCGTTTTGGTTTCTCATTCCCCACTCCTAAACACACTATTACTTTTGTTCAAGTGACGCTCGGAACCTCTGTAGGTCTGATGTTTAATCAAGTGTCGCTGAAGGATGCAGATAACTTATTGCTACTGTTATTGATGTTGGTGGTCTGTTTAGCCGTGCAGTTTTCATTTAGTTTTTTTTGGTTTCACCGCAAGGTCGGGTGGACAAAACAAGAAGCGATGTTGGGCTCAGTGCCTGGAGCGATGGCGGCCATCCTTGCCTTAACGGATCACACCCATACGCCGCCGCAAAAAATTGTTATCTCCCATACTATCCGTTTAATCATCCTTATTTTATTGGCAGGTTTAGTGGTAGGAAGTGAGGGCGATCCTCAGCCACTAATTGAATGGCCAACGTTAACGCTTGAATCCACGTTCTGGTTATTGGTGATTGTGACGGTGGGTGTGGTAGTCGGGATGTTTTTGCAACGCCTGCGAGTACCGGCGCCTTTTATGTTAACGTCCCTCGGTGCGGCAACGTTAATTCAAGGTTGGATTGATGTTCAGCTCCATTTCCCATTGATGCTGACTGAACTGAGTATGGTTTTAATTGGGATGAATATTGGTAATCATTTCATTGTATTCCCGCTATCCGCGCTGATAAAAAATATCTACTCTTCAGCCCAAGTGGTGATCATCAATATTATTTTGACCTTTTTGATCACGGTGTTTGCTGCGTGGATCACGGGATATGATATTGCGGTGTTATTGTTGGCTTGGGCTCCGGGAAGTATGGAAGCCATGACTTTCGCGGCAATAACGATGAATTTGGATGCTGGCTTTGTCATGTCCAACCATATTATTCGGATGGTGATTATCCAAACGATTCCATCGGTAGTACTGTTTTGGCAGGAGCGAAAAGGGAAGAAAGAGGGATAA
- a CDS encoding diaminopimelate dehydrogenase, giving the protein MTKIKTAIVGYGNIGRYALEAVQAADDFELVGIVRRNTQDIPAELAGYKVVDDIEKLDGVDVALLCSPTRAIGTLAEKILSLGINTVDSFDVHSDIVALKHQLDSVAKKHNSVSIVSAGWDPGSDSIMRTLMLAMAPKGVTYTNFGPGMSMGHSVAAKAVDGVKDALSVTIPLGTGVHRRMVYVELEAGASFDDVVRGIKLDSYFSSDETHIRQVDSIDALKDVGHGVQMTHKGVSGATHNQLFEYSMRINNPALTSQFMVSAARATMKQPAGAYTVIEIPPVNFLQGDLDSLIAKLV; this is encoded by the coding sequence ATGACAAAAATTAAAACAGCAATAGTGGGTTACGGCAATATAGGTCGTTATGCACTAGAAGCTGTTCAAGCCGCTGATGATTTCGAATTAGTCGGAATTGTACGCCGTAATACCCAAGATATTCCAGCGGAATTAGCCGGATATAAAGTGGTTGATGACATCGAAAAATTAGATGGTGTGGATGTTGCGTTACTTTGTTCCCCTACACGCGCTATCGGAACTTTAGCAGAGAAAATCTTAAGTCTAGGGATTAATACTGTAGATAGCTTCGATGTACATTCGGATATCGTGGCATTAAAACATCAGCTTGATAGTGTCGCGAAGAAACATAACAGTGTGTCAATTGTATCGGCAGGCTGGGATCCAGGTTCTGACTCCATCATGCGTACCTTGATGCTGGCAATGGCACCAAAAGGGGTGACTTACACGAACTTTGGACCAGGCATGAGCATGGGGCACAGTGTAGCTGCGAAAGCGGTTGATGGCGTGAAAGATGCGCTTTCAGTCACCATCCCTCTAGGCACTGGTGTCCATCGCCGTATGGTGTATGTTGAGCTAGAAGCGGGTGCAAGTTTTGATGATGTGGTGCGTGGGATCAAGCTAGATAGTTATTTCTCTTCCGATGAAACCCATATTCGCCAAGTAGATAGCATTGATGCCTTAAAAGATGTGGGGCACGGCGTTCAAATGACCCATAAAGGGGTTTCCGGTGCGACGCATAATCAGTTATTCGAATACTCAATGCGCATCAATAACCCTGCATTAACATCGCAGTTTATGGTATCTGCCGCACGAGCAACCATGAAACAGCCTGCGGGAGCTTATACCGTTATTGAAATCCCACCAGTGAATTTCCTGCAAGGTGATTTAGATAGCTTAATCGCTAAGCTGGTTTAA
- the hpt gene encoding hypoxanthine phosphoribosyltransferase, whose protein sequence is MKHTLDVMISEEEIAQRISELADSISAHYQDKQGDLVLVGLLKGSFIFMADLCRKITVPHEVDFMTVSSYGNAMTSSRDVKIVKDLDEDIRGKHVLIVEDIIDSGNTLNKVREIFGLREPASVAICTLLDKPSRREVDVPVEWIGYSIEDKFVVGYGIDYAQQYRHLPYIGHVTLLEE, encoded by the coding sequence ATGAAACATACTCTGGATGTAATGATCTCTGAAGAAGAGATTGCTCAAAGAATCAGTGAATTAGCAGACAGCATTAGTGCTCATTACCAAGACAAACAAGGTGATTTAGTGCTGGTTGGTCTGTTAAAAGGCTCCTTCATTTTTATGGCAGATCTATGCCGTAAAATCACCGTACCTCATGAAGTTGATTTCATGACCGTATCAAGCTACGGCAATGCAATGACATCAAGCCGTGATGTGAAAATCGTGAAAGACTTAGATGAAGATATTCGCGGTAAGCATGTGCTGATCGTTGAAGATATCATTGACTCAGGCAACACGTTAAATAAAGTCCGTGAAATTTTTGGCCTGCGTGAGCCTGCATCTGTGGCAATCTGTACTCTGTTGGATAAGCCTTCTCGCCGTGAAGTGGATGTACCGGTTGAGTGGATTGGTTATTCAATCGAAGATAAATTCGTTGTCGGTTATGGTATCGACTACGCGCAGCAGTATCGCCATCTGCCGTACATTGGGCATGTTACTCTGCTGGAAGAGTAA
- a CDS encoding TetR/AcrR family transcriptional regulator, translating to MPLSHLMPDYKGTRKRTYNLLVSTAVELFEKGAMPSVSELAMEAGVSRATAYRYFPTQSDLIAATVNVSLGPILTWKPQSEKTEERIDELLRYAFPRMFAHEGVLRAALQTSLQQWALGRSSPSPEPEEKRLERGNRKDILAMVTSPMKSEFPNEVIDKVIKAFSVIYGSEIFLVLKDIWKLDNDQVTEIAQWMAKAIINQATADKQQIEKP from the coding sequence ATGCCACTGAGCCATCTCATGCCAGACTATAAAGGAACGCGCAAACGTACCTATAACTTACTCGTGTCAACGGCAGTTGAGCTATTTGAAAAAGGGGCAATGCCGTCAGTATCTGAGTTAGCAATGGAAGCGGGCGTTTCGCGTGCGACTGCGTATCGTTATTTTCCAACGCAAAGTGACCTGATTGCCGCGACGGTGAATGTTAGCCTCGGTCCTATTTTGACGTGGAAGCCGCAAAGCGAAAAAACAGAAGAGCGAATTGATGAACTGTTACGCTATGCATTCCCGCGTATGTTTGCTCACGAAGGGGTTTTGCGTGCGGCGTTACAAACATCACTTCAACAGTGGGCGCTTGGGCGTTCATCACCTTCACCAGAACCTGAAGAGAAACGATTAGAGCGTGGTAATCGTAAAGATATTTTGGCGATGGTGACATCACCGATGAAATCTGAGTTCCCGAATGAAGTGATTGATAAAGTCATCAAAGCGTTTTCCGTGATCTACGGTTCGGAAATTTTCTTGGTATTAAAAGATATCTGGAAACTGGATAATGATCAGGTAACTGAAATCGCCCAATGGATGGCAAAAGCGATTATTAATCAAGCTACTGCGGATAAGCAGCAGATTGAAAAACCATAG